From a region of the Solidesulfovibrio sp. genome:
- a CDS encoding methyltransferase domain-containing protein, which translates to MTELEANAARFEGLADVYESSRPRPPAVLADLLCRYAGVERPEMVVDLGSGTGLATRLWIGRARTVIGVEPSDDMRRLATAATAATPGGEDIIYRRGYGDETGLMPGCADIVTCCQCLHWMDPQPTFAEVARILREGGVFAAVDADMTPSFGGPAEEAFFSMRRRARALEEKLRLTPVRRSDKAGHLGRMAASGRFRFTRQVTMHQEEPGSGARLLALALSFGGVATLLAHGVPEADFGLDRVREAVAAMGEAVVPFHWSYTVRLGVR; encoded by the coding sequence ATGACGGAACTGGAAGCGAATGCCGCGCGTTTCGAGGGGTTGGCCGACGTGTACGAGTCCAGCCGGCCGCGTCCGCCGGCCGTGCTGGCGGACTTGCTGTGCCGCTATGCCGGGGTGGAGCGGCCGGAGATGGTCGTCGACCTGGGCAGCGGCACGGGCCTGGCCACGCGGCTTTGGATCGGCCGGGCGCGCACGGTCATCGGCGTCGAGCCTTCGGATGACATGCGGCGATTGGCCACGGCCGCCACGGCGGCCACGCCGGGCGGCGAGGACATCATTTACCGCCGGGGCTATGGCGACGAGACCGGGCTCATGCCGGGCTGTGCCGACATCGTCACGTGCTGTCAGTGCCTGCATTGGATGGACCCGCAGCCGACGTTCGCCGAGGTGGCGCGCATCCTGCGCGAGGGCGGCGTGTTCGCGGCCGTGGACGCGGACATGACCCCGTCGTTTGGCGGCCCGGCCGAGGAGGCGTTTTTTTCCATGCGGCGGCGGGCGCGCGCCCTGGAGGAGAAGCTGCGCCTGACGCCCGTGCGGCGTAGCGACAAGGCCGGACATCTGGGCCGCATGGCCGCTTCGGGCCGGTTCCGGTTCACGCGGCAGGTGACGATGCACCAGGAGGAGCCGGGAAGTGGCGCGCGTCTGCTGGCCTTGGCCCTGTCGTTTGGCGGCGTGGCCACGCTGCTTGCGCATGGCGTGCCGGAGGCGGATTTCGGTCTGGATCGCGTGCGCGAGGCGGTCGCGGCCATGGGCGAGGCGGTGGTGCCGTTTCACTGGAGCTACACGGTGCGTCTGGGCGTCAGGTGA
- a CDS encoding DEAD/DEAH box helicase: protein MPSPFDPRIAGWFAAQVGAPTDIQERAWPRIAAGEHVLAVAPTGSGKTLTAFLCAIDRLATGAWPTGRVSVVYVSPLKALGADVRANLLLPLAGIRRAFEAAGTVLPPIRVETRSGDTSAEARRRMLRKPPEILVTTPESLNLLLSSQGGRGMLGDVRLVILDEIHAVAGTKRGVFLLSAVERLALLAGEFQRVALSATVSPLPTVAAMVGGFLPDPDEPAALSPRPVAIVSSPARKDMDLRVRQVPWPEGDRDGGYVKAVAADIRERIRRNRTTLVFVNNRKLCEKLARLINDDDVNAGDILAYAHHGSLARELRQSVEARLRAGELKAVVATHSLELGIDIGAVDEVLLVECPPTVSAAVQRIGRSGHRVGEVSRAVFLPTSEKDLLEAAVMAKAASARDIEALRPVMAPLDVLAQTLVAMCGVEAWPVDALYQAVRRAWPYRDLSRAAFDLTLGMLAGRYGATRVRELAPLVAVDGLSGQVSARKGALLRLYASGGVIADRGYYALRRVEGATRLGELDEVFVWEARLGQVFAFGAQNWRIERITDADVFVSPAPAGMVPAPFWLGDPRARDRHFSALLADFLEEADARLADPGFEEELRREHFLEPEAAAALLAYLRRQREATGTGLPHARHLVVEVTATGPGGAPGSQVILHAPLGLAATAPLGLALEAALAETLDESAPVYAGNDCLAVTLPGDLDPARILEALPPGRVEGLLRRRLEGSGSFGAAFREAAGRALLLPRDGFGKRQPLWITRLRARKLLAAVAGYGDFPMVLEAWRTCLADLFDLDALRRFLEAVQAGAIAVSFVRTRVQSPFAADIVWRHVTEYMYLTDAGTAAGPTGARPDLVAEVARGPSRPAVPESVARAFVAKRQRLFPGYAPSGATEVLEWLKDRLVVTASQWRELLAAVERDHGEAAEALDKALMPRLAHLFPPGGGEPRLAALELAADAALALYGDAGLAVPLVAGARQGKRAAPAAEETAARREALLAQWLSYHGPMPLPDMADRLGLAETVLADVARDMAEAGRWVSGQLVTGQDATLWCDAANFETLLRLARAARRPAVTALPAARLPYFLAVWQGLARPAGDAAGLGDRLERLAGLALPAALWETDILPARCRAYDPALLDAALAETGLAWFGAGVKKVLFMRPEDLDLAGFAPPRAGDGLFPDPRAGYDFSALLEITGLAPQALAARLWEAAWKGEAACDALAVLRRGVATDFTPEAAFYATGRGGRRTVRRTAPARFAASLPAAGTWRRLRVPAPPGDALAGEELAMDRARLLLSRYGILCRDMLAREGAAFGWPGMFRALRRMELSGEVVSGEFFAGLAGPQFATARAVRLVEGGLGGGEAWWCAGRDPAAAWGLGEAAGGVALPRRAAGCAASFVGARPVLALSAGGGRLETVLDPDDPGLPAALAPLENLLVRRVLPEARVTVATINGQPAGASPYLPVLRVLFEAVREPRGLVLFKGRGPASPAASEPA from the coding sequence ATGCCGTCCCCTTTCGATCCGCGCATCGCCGGCTGGTTCGCCGCCCAGGTCGGCGCGCCGACCGACATCCAGGAGCGCGCCTGGCCCCGCATCGCCGCCGGCGAGCACGTCCTGGCCGTGGCGCCCACGGGCTCGGGCAAGACTCTGACCGCGTTTCTGTGCGCCATCGACCGGCTGGCCACCGGGGCCTGGCCCACGGGCCGGGTGTCGGTGGTCTATGTCTCGCCGCTCAAGGCCCTGGGCGCGGACGTGCGGGCCAACCTGCTGCTCCCCCTGGCCGGTATCCGCCGGGCCTTCGAGGCGGCGGGCACGGTGTTGCCGCCGATCCGGGTCGAGACGCGAAGCGGCGACACCTCGGCCGAGGCCCGGCGACGCATGCTGCGAAAACCGCCGGAGATCCTCGTCACCACGCCGGAATCGCTCAACCTGCTGCTCAGTTCCCAGGGCGGGCGGGGCATGCTCGGCGACGTGCGCCTGGTCATCCTCGACGAGATCCACGCCGTGGCCGGCACCAAGCGCGGCGTCTTTCTCCTGTCGGCCGTGGAGCGGCTGGCCCTTCTGGCCGGCGAATTCCAGCGCGTGGCCCTGTCGGCCACGGTGTCGCCGCTCCCCACGGTCGCGGCCATGGTCGGCGGTTTCCTTCCCGACCCGGACGAGCCGGCGGCGCTGTCGCCGCGCCCGGTGGCCATCGTTTCCAGCCCGGCCCGCAAGGACATGGACTTGCGGGTGCGCCAGGTCCCCTGGCCCGAGGGCGACCGCGACGGCGGGTATGTCAAGGCCGTGGCCGCCGACATCCGGGAGCGCATCCGCCGCAACCGGACCACGCTCGTTTTCGTCAACAACCGCAAGCTGTGCGAAAAGCTGGCCCGGCTGATCAACGACGACGACGTCAATGCCGGCGACATCCTCGCCTACGCCCACCACGGGTCGCTGGCCCGGGAACTGCGCCAGTCCGTGGAGGCGCGGCTGCGGGCCGGGGAACTCAAGGCGGTGGTGGCCACCCATTCCCTGGAACTGGGCATCGACATCGGCGCCGTGGACGAGGTGCTCCTCGTCGAATGCCCGCCCACGGTCTCGGCCGCCGTGCAGCGCATCGGCCGCAGCGGCCACAGGGTGGGGGAGGTGAGCCGGGCGGTTTTTCTGCCCACCTCGGAAAAGGACCTGCTGGAGGCGGCGGTCATGGCCAAGGCGGCGAGCGCCCGCGACATCGAGGCGCTGCGGCCGGTTATGGCGCCCCTTGACGTCCTGGCCCAGACGCTCGTGGCCATGTGCGGCGTCGAGGCCTGGCCCGTGGACGCGCTCTACCAGGCCGTGCGCCGGGCCTGGCCCTACCGCGACCTGTCCCGGGCCGCCTTCGACCTGACGCTCGGCATGCTGGCCGGGCGCTACGGCGCCACGCGCGTTCGGGAACTGGCGCCGCTTGTGGCCGTGGACGGCTTAAGCGGGCAGGTCTCGGCCCGCAAGGGCGCGCTGTTGCGGCTGTACGCCTCGGGCGGAGTCATCGCCGACCGGGGCTACTACGCCCTGCGACGGGTCGAGGGGGCCACGCGCCTGGGCGAGCTCGACGAGGTCTTCGTCTGGGAGGCCCGGCTCGGCCAGGTGTTCGCCTTCGGTGCCCAGAACTGGCGCATCGAGCGCATCACCGACGCCGACGTCTTCGTCTCCCCGGCCCCGGCCGGCATGGTGCCGGCGCCGTTTTGGCTGGGCGATCCGAGGGCCCGCGACCGCCATTTCTCGGCCCTGTTGGCCGATTTCCTCGAAGAAGCCGACGCCCGGCTGGCCGATCCCGGCTTCGAGGAGGAACTGCGGCGCGAGCATTTCCTGGAACCCGAGGCGGCCGCGGCCCTCCTCGCCTATCTGCGCCGGCAGCGCGAGGCGACCGGGACCGGCCTGCCCCACGCCCGCCATCTCGTCGTCGAGGTGACGGCCACCGGCCCCGGCGGCGCCCCGGGCAGCCAGGTCATCCTCCACGCTCCCCTGGGCCTGGCCGCGACCGCCCCCCTGGGCCTGGCCCTGGAGGCGGCCCTGGCCGAGACCCTCGACGAATCCGCCCCGGTCTACGCCGGCAACGACTGCCTGGCCGTGACCCTGCCCGGCGATCTGGACCCGGCCCGCATCCTCGAAGCCTTGCCGCCGGGGCGGGTCGAGGGCTTGCTGCGCCGGCGCCTGGAAGGCTCGGGCTCCTTCGGCGCCGCCTTTCGCGAGGCGGCCGGCCGGGCGCTGCTGCTTCCCCGCGACGGCTTCGGCAAGCGCCAGCCCTTGTGGATCACCAGGCTTCGGGCGCGAAAACTGCTCGCCGCCGTGGCCGGCTACGGCGATTTCCCCATGGTCCTCGAAGCCTGGCGCACCTGCCTGGCCGACCTGTTCGACCTCGACGCCCTGCGGCGCTTCCTGGAGGCCGTCCAGGCCGGGGCCATTGCCGTCAGCTTCGTGCGCACACGCGTGCAAAGCCCGTTTGCGGCGGACATCGTCTGGCGCCACGTCACGGAATACATGTACCTGACCGACGCGGGCACGGCCGCCGGGCCCACGGGCGCCCGGCCCGACCTCGTGGCCGAGGTGGCGCGCGGGCCGTCGCGGCCGGCCGTGCCGGAAAGCGTGGCCCGGGCTTTTGTGGCCAAGCGCCAGCGCCTGTTCCCCGGCTACGCCCCCTCGGGCGCCACGGAAGTCCTCGAATGGCTCAAGGACCGCCTGGTGGTCACGGCAAGCCAGTGGCGGGAGCTGCTCGCCGCCGTGGAACGCGACCACGGCGAGGCGGCCGAGGCGCTCGACAAGGCGCTTATGCCGCGCCTGGCCCATCTTTTCCCCCCGGGCGGCGGCGAGCCGCGCCTGGCCGCCCTGGAACTGGCCGCCGACGCGGCCCTGGCCCTGTACGGCGACGCCGGCCTGGCCGTGCCCCTGGTGGCGGGGGCGAGGCAGGGGAAACGCGCCGCCCCCGCGGCCGAGGAAACGGCCGCCCGGCGCGAGGCGCTGCTGGCCCAGTGGCTGTCCTACCACGGGCCGATGCCCCTGCCGGACATGGCCGACCGGCTTGGCCTGGCCGAAACGGTCCTGGCGGATGTGGCCCGGGACATGGCCGAGGCCGGGCGCTGGGTCTCCGGGCAACTGGTGACGGGGCAAGACGCGACGCTGTGGTGCGACGCGGCCAATTTCGAAACCCTGCTGCGCCTGGCCCGGGCGGCCCGGCGTCCGGCGGTGACGGCGCTGCCGGCCGCCCGGCTGCCGTATTTCCTGGCCGTGTGGCAGGGGCTGGCCCGGCCGGCCGGGGACGCGGCGGGGCTTGGCGACCGCCTGGAGCGCCTGGCCGGGCTGGCGCTTCCCGCCGCGCTGTGGGAAACGGACATCCTGCCGGCCCGCTGCCGGGCCTACGATCCGGCCCTGCTCGACGCCGCCCTGGCCGAGACGGGCCTGGCCTGGTTCGGGGCGGGCGTCAAAAAGGTCCTTTTCATGCGCCCCGAGGACCTCGACCTGGCGGGATTTGCCCCGCCGCGCGCAGGCGACGGGCTTTTTCCCGATCCCCGGGCCGGCTACGATTTTTCCGCGCTCCTGGAGATCACGGGGCTTGCCCCCCAGGCCCTGGCGGCGCGGTTGTGGGAGGCGGCCTGGAAGGGCGAGGCGGCCTGCGACGCCCTGGCTGTGCTGCGCCGGGGCGTGGCCACGGATTTCACGCCCGAGGCCGCCTTCTACGCCACCGGGCGCGGCGGCAGGAGAACCGTGCGCCGCACGGCCCCGGCCCGCTTCGCCGCGAGCCTCCCGGCCGCCGGCACCTGGCGGCGGCTTCGCGTTCCGGCCCCGCCCGGGGACGCCCTGGCCGGCGAGGAACTGGCCATGGACCGGGCCAGGCTGCTGCTGTCGCGCTACGGCATCCTGTGCCGCGACATGCTGGCCCGGGAGGGGGCGGCTTTCGGCTGGCCGGGGATGTTTCGGGCCCTGCGGCGCATGGAACTTTCGGGCGAGGTGGTTTCCGGGGAGTTTTTCGCCGGGCTTGCCGGGCCGCAGTTCGCCACGGCCCGGGCCGTGCGCCTGGTCGAGGGCGGCCTTGGCGGCGGGGAGGCCTGGTGGTGCGCCGGGCGCGATCCGGCCGCCGCCTGGGGCCTGGGCGAGGCCGCCGGGGGCGTCGCCTTGCCCAGGCGGGCGGCCGGTTGCGCCGCCTCGTTCGTGGGCGCCCGGCCGGTCCTGGCCCTTTCCGCCGGCGGCGGGCGCCTGGAAACGGTCCTGGACCCGGACGATCCCGGCCTGCCCGCCGCCCTGGCCCCCCTGGAAAACCTGCTTGTCCGGCGTGTCCTGCCCGAGGCCCGGGTCACGGTGGCCACCATCAACGGGCAGCCGGCCGGCGCCAGCCCCTATCTGCCCGTGCTGCGCGTGCTCTTCGAAGCCGTGCGCGAGCCCCGGGGGCTGGTCCTCTTCAAGGGGCGCGGCCCGGCGAGCCCGGCCGCGTCCGAGCCGGCCTGA
- a CDS encoding N-formylglutamate amidohydrolase: protein MSACLAPLITCEHAGRAVPPEYGPFFRGFEDLLASHRGFDAGALETARRLAAAIGAPVLATDVTRLLVDANRSEGHPGLYSEVTKPLPAKARQAIRDAYHRPHWQAVAAAVARLLEDGETVLHVASHSFVPRLGGVTRRCDVGFLYDPGRAAEKRFCLAWRDALAALAPELVLRRNHPYRGVADGLVTAFRRRFGERYLGVELEVNQRFALAGGAAFERINRLLAATLADVLGRDEVETTAPGPRVA from the coding sequence ATGTCGGCCTGCTTGGCGCCGCTTATTACCTGTGAGCACGCCGGGAGGGCCGTGCCGCCCGAGTACGGGCCGTTTTTCCGGGGCTTCGAGGACCTGCTCGCCTCCCACCGGGGCTTCGACGCCGGTGCCCTGGAAACGGCCCGGCGGCTGGCCGCCGCGATCGGCGCCCCGGTTTTGGCCACCGACGTCACCCGGCTCCTGGTCGACGCCAACCGCAGCGAGGGCCACCCCGGGCTTTACTCCGAGGTCACCAAACCCCTGCCCGCAAAGGCCCGCCAGGCCATCCGCGACGCCTATCACCGCCCCCATTGGCAGGCCGTGGCCGCGGCCGTCGCGCGGCTGCTCGAGGACGGCGAAACCGTCCTGCACGTCGCCAGCCACAGCTTCGTGCCGCGCCTGGGCGGCGTGACCCGGCGCTGCGACGTGGGTTTTCTCTACGATCCCGGCCGCGCCGCCGAAAAACGCTTCTGCCTGGCCTGGCGCGACGCCCTGGCGGCCCTGGCCCCGGAGCTTGTCCTGCGCCGCAACCATCCCTACCGGGGCGTCGCCGACGGCCTGGTCACGGCCTTTCGCCGCCGCTTCGGCGAGCGCTACCTCGGGGTGGAACTGGAGGTGAACCAACGCTTCGCCCTGGCCGGCGGCGCGGCTTTCGAACGCATCAACCGGCTGCTGGCCGCGACCCTGGCCGATGTCCTGGGCCGGGACGAAGTCGAAACGACCGCCCCCGGCCCGCGCGTCGCCTGA
- a CDS encoding glutamate-cysteine ligase family protein translates to MSRARPLFSAYGVEIEYMIVNRETLAVLPVADKLLAAAAGREGVADVNMGALTWSNELVNHVLEMKVTEPAASLDGLAGLFAEHVAMADALLAPLGGRLMPTGAHPFMDPLAETVLWPHTYGEIYKAFDAIFNCKGHGWSNLQSMHLNLPFRGDDEFGRLHAAIRALLPIMPALAASSPLLDGKFTGFLDTRMEQYSKNAARVPSVMAAVIPEAVFSEQEYRDHILAPMYRDIAPLDPAGLLQDEFLNARGAIARFDRSTIEIRVLDTQECPAADLALAGVVVAALKGLVEERWSTSEEQKAWDTRELAAVFTKTIANAGRTVVPRRYARLFGVYAPSDIPARVIWRRLVHSSLPTMDYDTAWDKPLPVLVDQSSLARRILAALDGDYRPRNILSVYGQLCDCLEKNEPFNVGLLGAAYYL, encoded by the coding sequence ATGAGCCGGGCCAGACCGCTTTTCTCCGCCTATGGCGTGGAAATCGAATACATGATCGTCAACCGGGAGACGCTGGCCGTGTTGCCCGTGGCCGACAAGCTGCTCGCCGCCGCCGCCGGGCGGGAAGGCGTGGCCGACGTGAACATGGGGGCGCTGACCTGGTCCAACGAGCTGGTCAACCACGTGCTGGAGATGAAGGTCACCGAGCCGGCGGCCAGCCTCGATGGCCTGGCCGGGCTCTTCGCCGAGCACGTGGCCATGGCCGACGCGCTGCTCGCCCCCCTGGGCGGGCGGCTGATGCCCACGGGCGCCCATCCCTTCATGGACCCCCTGGCCGAAACCGTCCTGTGGCCCCACACCTACGGCGAGATCTACAAGGCCTTCGACGCCATCTTCAACTGCAAGGGGCACGGTTGGTCCAACCTGCAAAGCATGCACCTGAACCTGCCCTTTCGCGGCGACGACGAGTTCGGCCGGCTCCACGCCGCCATCCGGGCGCTGCTGCCCATCATGCCGGCCCTGGCCGCCTCCTCGCCGCTGCTCGACGGCAAATTCACGGGCTTCCTCGACACGCGCATGGAGCAGTATTCCAAAAACGCCGCCCGCGTGCCCTCGGTCATGGCCGCCGTCATCCCCGAGGCGGTTTTCTCCGAACAGGAATACCGCGACCACATCCTGGCCCCCATGTACCGCGACATCGCCCCCCTGGACCCGGCCGGCCTGCTCCAGGACGAATTTTTAAACGCCCGGGGGGCCATCGCCCGTTTCGACCGCTCCACCATCGAGATCCGCGTCCTGGACACCCAGGAATGCCCGGCCGCCGACCTGGCCCTGGCCGGCGTGGTCGTGGCGGCGCTCAAGGGCCTGGTGGAGGAGCGCTGGTCCACCTCCGAGGAGCAGAAGGCCTGGGACACCCGGGAGCTGGCCGCCGTGTTCACCAAGACCATCGCCAACGCCGGCCGCACGGTGGTGCCCCGCCGATACGCCCGGCTCTTCGGCGTCTACGCGCCGTCGGACATCCCGGCCAGGGTCATCTGGCGGCGGCTGGTCCACAGTTCGCTGCCGACCATGGATTACGACACGGCCTGGGACAAGCCCCTGCCGGTGCTGGTGGACCAGTCGAGCCTGGCCCGGCGCATCCTGGCCGCCCTGGACGGCGACTACCGGCCGCGCAACATCCTGTCCGTGTACGGGCAGTTGTGCGACTGCCTGGAAAAAAACGAGCCGTTCAATGTCGGCCTGCTTGGCGCCGCTTATTACCTGTGA
- a CDS encoding RimK family protein, with amino-acid sequence MSVLVVIENPEDCSLVFSGVEPVAARAYLTDETFTGLRGVKIINICRSYRYQSMGYYVSLLAEARGHKPVPSITAIQDMKSLGIIRLASDELEEVMGRALAERFPEKLSFSAYFGKTPEKGLEQLASRLFKLFPAPFLRADLNFNGGWQLQNVSPLSVKDIPPEERDFAESVSTEYFAGKKLIIPKRPVSRYDLAILHDPEEARPPSNAKALKYFVKAAETLGVGVELVTNEDSNRLSEFDALFIRETTNVDHHTYRMARKAVAEGLVVIDDPQSILRCSNKVYLAELLSRHRIPAPRTVIAHAKGIDHILEELSLPCVLKQPDSAFSQGVVLVRESDTLVSEARRLLAKSDLVIAQEYLPSDFDWRIGILDRRPLFACKYYMAAGHWQILRKGKSGKDIYGRVETLPVGRVPKKVIAAAQKAADAIGDGLYGVDLKQVGEKVYVIEVNDNPNIDAGFEDEVLQDELYLRVVEVFLKRIERRKTGSLNI; translated from the coding sequence GTGTCCGTTCTGGTGGTCATTGAAAATCCCGAGGACTGCTCGCTGGTCTTTTCCGGCGTGGAACCCGTGGCGGCCCGGGCCTATCTGACCGACGAAACCTTCACCGGCCTTCGGGGCGTCAAGATCATCAATATCTGTCGCTCCTACCGCTACCAATCCATGGGCTATTACGTGTCGCTTCTGGCCGAGGCGCGCGGGCACAAGCCCGTGCCGTCCATCACGGCCATCCAGGACATGAAATCGCTCGGCATCATCCGCTTGGCCTCGGACGAACTGGAAGAGGTCATGGGCCGGGCCCTGGCCGAGCGTTTTCCGGAGAAGCTGAGCTTTTCCGCCTACTTCGGCAAAACGCCTGAAAAGGGCCTGGAACAGCTGGCCTCGCGGCTGTTCAAGCTCTTCCCGGCGCCCTTCTTGCGCGCCGACCTCAACTTCAACGGCGGCTGGCAGCTGCAAAACGTCTCGCCGCTGTCCGTCAAGGACATTCCCCCCGAGGAGCGCGATTTCGCCGAATCCGTGTCCACGGAATACTTCGCCGGCAAAAAGCTCATCATCCCCAAGCGGCCGGTGTCGCGCTACGACCTGGCCATCCTGCACGACCCCGAGGAGGCCCGGCCGCCCTCGAACGCCAAGGCCCTCAAATACTTCGTCAAGGCGGCCGAGACGCTGGGCGTCGGCGTGGAGCTCGTCACCAACGAGGATTCCAACCGCCTGTCCGAATTCGACGCCCTGTTCATCCGCGAGACCACCAACGTGGATCACCACACCTACCGCATGGCCCGCAAGGCCGTGGCCGAGGGGCTGGTGGTCATCGACGACCCGCAGTCGATCCTGCGCTGTTCCAACAAGGTCTACCTGGCCGAGCTGCTTTCGCGCCACAGGATCCCGGCCCCGCGCACGGTCATCGCCCACGCCAAGGGCATCGACCACATCCTGGAGGAGCTGTCGCTGCCCTGCGTGCTCAAGCAGCCCGACAGCGCCTTTTCCCAGGGCGTGGTGCTGGTGCGCGAATCCGACACCCTCGTCAGCGAGGCCCGGCGCCTTTTGGCCAAGTCCGACCTGGTCATCGCCCAGGAATACCTGCCCTCGGATTTCGACTGGCGCATCGGCATCCTGGACCGGCGGCCGCTTTTCGCCTGCAAGTACTACATGGCCGCCGGCCACTGGCAGATTTTGCGCAAGGGCAAGTCCGGCAAGGACATCTACGGCCGGGTCGAAACCCTGCCCGTGGGCAGGGTCCCCAAAAAAGTCATCGCCGCCGCCCAGAAAGCCGCCGACGCCATCGGCGACGGCCTCTACGGCGTGGACCTCAAACAGGTGGGCGAGAAGGTCTACGTCATCGAGGTCAACGACAATCCCAATATCGACGCGGGCTTCGAGGACGAGGTCCTGCAGGACGAACTGTATCTGCGCGTGGTGGAAGTCTTTCTCAAACGTATCGAACGCCGCAAAACCGGGAGCCTCAACATATGA
- a CDS encoding peptidase-C39 like family protein — protein sequence MVSAKPVRSKLAIPIEAQPDDTTCGPTCLQAIYRYYGDDVPLSAVIAETATLPGGGTLAALLGCHALSRGYAARLYTFDLTVFDITWFGDGGQADLADKLTRQRRHKKSARLQATTEATLEYLRLGGEIRFEDLTAGLLRGILKRDRPILAGLSATYLYRTARERDDADGKMIFDDLRGEPSGHFVVIGGYDQESRTAHIADPLLPNPISESQYYQVTLNHLVCAVMLGIITRDANLLVLSPRKKAVPRDGKGAFDRVRSGGH from the coding sequence GTGGTATCGGCCAAACCCGTGCGCTCCAAGCTCGCCATACCCATCGAGGCCCAGCCCGACGACACCACCTGCGGCCCGACCTGTCTGCAAGCCATTTACCGGTATTACGGTGACGACGTGCCGCTCTCGGCGGTCATCGCCGAAACGGCCACCCTGCCCGGCGGCGGCACCCTGGCGGCACTGCTGGGCTGCCATGCCCTTTCGCGCGGCTACGCGGCCAGGCTCTACACCTTCGACCTCACCGTGTTCGACATCACCTGGTTCGGCGACGGCGGCCAGGCCGACCTGGCCGACAAGCTCACGCGCCAGCGCCGCCACAAGAAAAGCGCCCGGCTCCAGGCCACCACCGAGGCCACTCTGGAATACCTGCGCCTGGGCGGCGAGATCCGTTTCGAGGACCTCACGGCCGGGCTTTTGCGCGGCATCCTCAAGCGCGACCGGCCCATCCTGGCCGGGCTCTCCGCCACCTACCTCTACCGCACCGCCCGCGAACGCGACGATGCGGACGGGAAGATGATCTTCGACGACCTGCGTGGCGAGCCCTCCGGGCATTTCGTGGTCATCGGCGGCTACGACCAGGAAAGCCGCACCGCCCACATCGCCGATCCCTTGTTGCCCAACCCCATCAGCGAAAGCCAGTATTACCAGGTGACGCTCAATCACCTGGTGTGCGCCGTGATGCTCGGCATCATCACCCGCGACGCCAACCTGCTGGTGCTCTCCCCCCGCAAAAAAGCCGTCCCCAGGGACGGCAAAGGAGCCTTCGATCGTGTCCGTTCTGGTGGTCATTGA